Genomic DNA from Streptomyces sp. AM 2-1-1:
AACCTGCCCACCCTTCAGGCGTTCAGCGCCAGCCACGAGCCGAGCCCGTGGATGGGCGACCGGCAGACGTTCCAGCTGATGCCGTCCGTCGCCTCCGGCACCCCGGACGCGTCGCGGTCCGCCCGTGCGCTGGCGTTCCGTCACGAGAACGAGACGGCGACCCCGCAGTACTACGGCGTGAAGTTCGAGAACGGCCTCAGGGCCGAGATGACGCCGACCGACCACGCGGCGCGCATGCGGTTCACCTACCCCGGCGCGGACGCGAGCATCGTGTTCGACAATGTCAACAACCTGGGCGGGCTGACGCTGGACCCGGCCACCAGCTCCTTCACCGGCTACTCCGACGTGAAGAGCGGCGGGTCCACGGGCGCCACCCGGCTGTTCGTGTACGGCGTCTTCGACTCCGAGGTCACCGCGAGCGGCAAGCTCACCGGTGGCGGTGGTGACAAGGTCACCGGCTACTTCCGGTTCGACGCGGGCAAGGACAAGCAGGTCGGGCTCCGTCTCGCCACCTCGCTGATCGGCGTCGACCAAGCGAAGAGCAACCTCGCCCAGGAGATCCCGGCGTCCACCTCCTTCGAGAAGGTGCGGAAGAAGGCCCAGCGCGCCTGGGACGACATCCTGGGCAAGGTGGAGGTCGAGGGTGCCACCGAGGACCAGCTGACCACGCTGTACTCCAGCATGTACCGGCTGTACCTGTACCCGAACTCCGGCTTCGAGCAGGTCAAGGGCGTGAGCACCTACGCCAGCCCGTTCGTCGCCAAGACCGGTACGGACACCGCGACCGACACCGGCGCGAAGCTCGTCAAGGGCAAGGTCTACGTCAACAACGGTTTCTGGGACACCTACCGCACCACGTGGCCCGCGTACTCCTTCCTGACGCCGAAGAAGGCCGGCGAGATGGTCGACGGGTTCGTGCAGCAGTACAAGGACGGCGGCTGGATCTCCCGCTGGTCGTCCCCGGGTTATTCGGACCTGATGACCGGCACCAGCTCGGACGTGGCGTTCGCGGACGCGTACGTCAAGGGCGTCGACTTCGACGCCGAAGCGGCGTACGAGGCGGCCCTCAAGAACGCCACCGTCGTCCCGCCGTCCTCGGGCGTCGGCCGCAAGGGGATGGAGACCTCGGTCTTCACCGGCTACGCCGACACCTCGACCCACGAGGGACTCTCCTGGTCGCTGGAGGGCTACCTCAACGACTACGGCATCGGTCAGATGGGCAAGGCGCTCTACGCGAAGACGAAGAACAAGCGCTACAAGGAGGAGTCCGACTACTTCCTCAACCGCGCGCAGAACTTCGTGAAGCTCTTCGACGGTGAGGCGGGCTTCTTCCAGGGCAAGAACGCCGACGGCAGCTGGCGCGTCCCGTCCGCGAGTTACGACCCGCGCGTCTGGGGTTACGACTACACGGAGACCGACGGCTGGGGCTACGCCTTCACCGCGGTGCAGGACACCCGGGGCCTCGCCAACCTGTACGGCGGCCGGGACGGCCTCGCCAAGAAGCTCGACACGTACTTCTCCACCCCGGAGACCGCCGGTCAGGAGTTCACCGGCTCGTACGGCGGTGTCATCCACGAGATGACCGAGGCGCGCGACGTGCGCATGGGCCAGTACGGCCACAGCAACCAGGTCGCGCACCACGTGACCTACATGTACGACGCCGCCGGCCAGCCGTCCAAGACGCAGGAGAAGGTCCGCGAGGTCCTGGGCCGCCTGTACGGGGGCAGCGAGATCGGCCAGGGTTACCACGGCGACGAGGACAACGGCGAGCAGTCGGCCTGGTTCCTCTTCTCCTCCCTCGGCTTCTACCCGCTGGTCATGGGCAGCGGTGAGTACGCGGTCGGTTCGCCGCTCTTCACCAAGGCCACCGTGCACCTGGAGAACGGCCGCACCCTCACGGTGAAGGCGCCGAAGAACAGCACGAAGAACATCTACGTCCAGGGCCTGAAGGTCAACGGCAAGAAGTGGACCTCCACGACTTTGCCGAACGACCTCCTCGCCAAGGGTGGCGTGCTCGAATTCGACATGGGTTCCAAGGCCTCCTCGTGGGGCACCGGCAAGAACGCCGCGCCGGTCTCCCTCACCAAGGACGACAAGGTGCCCGCGCCGAAGCAGGACGTGCTGAAGGGTGACGGCGCCCTGTTCGACGACACCTCCGCCACCTCGGCCGAGACCGCCGCGGTCGAACTGCCGGTGGCCGAGGCGACGAAGGCCGCGCAGTACACCCTGACGTCGGCGAAGTCCGGCGCGGCCCCGAAGGGCTGGGTGCTCCAGGGCTCCTCGGACGGCAAGTCCTGGAAGGACCTCGACAAGCGGTCCGGCCAGACCTTCGCCCACACGCAGCAGACCCGGGTGTTCTCGGTCGCCCGGCCTGGCGACTACCAGCAGTACCGGCTGGTGCTCGACGGGGCGGCGACCCTCGCCGAGATCGAGCTGCTCTCCTGAGCCGTACGGGTCCGGGGGCGGCGGCCTCCGGACCCGTGCGGTGATCCCACGCCGGCGGCCGGCATCCCGTGTACGGGGTGCCGGCCGCCGGCGTTCCGGTGCCGCCAGGGCGGGGCTTCGGCAGCACGACCTGGGCACGCGGTCGCGATCGGGGCCCACGGCCGACGCCGGGCATCGCGGCCGACGCCGGGCACCACGGCCGACGCCGGGCACCACGGCCGACGCCGGGCATCGCGGCCGACGCCGGGCATCGCGGCCGACGTGAGCCGAAGAGCTGTCGCGCGACGGGCCGGACAACCCCGTTCCATGCGTACGCGAGAAATGCCGAATACCGCTTGACGACGGTCGCTTTCACTCGACCACAGACCGCGTGGGACCATCCCCTTTCGCCGCGGGGAATTCCCGGAGATTTCCGTACCGGCAGCCCTGACTCATTCCGGACGTGCCCCTTAGGCAGATGTGCGGAAAGAGCGGGCGGAGATGGGTGAGCGGCTCACCGGAGCGCCACGGCGAAAGAGCCGGGATCCGCCGCTCCCGACCATCCGGGGAAACCCGCAGCGATGAATTCCGGGAGCAGACGAGCAGCGCCGCACCCCGCCCCCGTCCGGCACGGGGCACGGGAGGGAGAAAGCGGAACGCCCGGTGGGGCACGGAATCACCGCAAGGTCAACATCCGGCAGCCCATGGACAGAACCTTGAGCGGTATGCCCTCGGAAGTGCACTGGATCCCCGGCCCGGGACCCCTCGCGAAGAATTGACACAACTCCGCCTCCATGCCCCCGGATACTCCGGATCAGCACTGAGTTCGGTCGTCCGCCAGAGAATTGACACCCGCGCGCGCATTGCTTACGGTCCGCTCGTCAGCTTTTCCGGACCGCACCCGAAGGAATTCATGACCCCCTTCACCTTGTCGAAGTCCAGGCAGCAATTGGTCCTTGCCGTTCTCATGGTGTGTTCCCTGCTGATCTGGCTGGACAACACCGTCCTGAGCACCGCCCTGGAGACCCTCGCGGACCCGGTCCGCGGGCTGAACGCCGGCCCGGCCGAGCTGCAGTGGGCCACCGGCTCGTACACGCTGGCCTTCGCCACCTTGATGTTCACCGCGGGAGCGCTGGGCGACCGCTTCGGCCACCGGACCGTGCTCGCCGCCGGCCTGGTCGTCTTCGCCGCGTCCTCGGTGTGGGCGGCGTTCGCGGGAGACGCGGGGCAACTGATCGCCGCCCGGGCCGCGATGGGCGTCGGCAGCGCGCTGATCATGCCCGCCGACCTGGCCATCCTCATGTGGACCTTCACCGGTCCGGCACGGTCGACCGCCGTCGCCGTCTCCTCCACCTCCGCCGGCGTCGGCATGGCCGTGGGCCCGGTACTCGCCGGCGTGCTGCTCGGCCACTTCTGGTGGGGTTCGGTCTTCCTGGTCAACGTGCCGGTGGTCGCCCTCGCGCTGATCGGTGTCGTCCTGCTGGTCCCGGACTTCCGCAGCCCTGTCGTACGACCGCTGGACCCGGCCGGAATGCTGCTGTCGATCAGCGGTCTCGCGGCGCTCGCCTACGGACTGATCCGCTCGGGACAGGTGACGTCCTGGGGCCGTACGGACGTCTGGGCGCCGATCGTCGTCGGAGTGATCCTGCTGGCCGTGTTCGTCCGGGTCGAACTGCGCAGCGAGGAGCCGGGCTTCGACCCCAGGCTGCTCGCGCAGCGCGCGTTCGGAGGCGGCAACCTCGCCCTCGGACTCCTTCTCTTCGCCATTTCCGCGATCACCTTCTTCCACGCGTTCTACCTGCAGGGTGCCCGCGGCTATTCGCCCGTCGAGGCGGGCCTGGCCGGGCTCCCGACCGCGCTCGGGGCTCTCCTGGGGGCGCCCGCGGGCGCACGGCTGGTGCGCCGCTGGTCGCTCGGGCGCGTCGCCGTGTCGGCCCTCACCGTGGCGGCGCTGACCATGGGCGCGTACGGACTCTTCGGGCCGAGCACTCCCCTCGCCGGGATCGAGGTCCTGCTGCTGGTCCAGGGTCTGTCCATCGGCATGGTGCTCGGTCCGGTGACCGCGGCGCTGATCAGCGCCCTGCCGCTGGAACGCGCCGGTGCCGGATCGGCCGTCACCAACACCGTGCGCCAGACCGGCAGCGTGATCGGGATCGCCGTCGGCGGCACGATCATGTCGATCGTGTACCGGCGCGCGATCGAACCCTCGCTGCACGGTGTCCCCCACCCGGTGCGGGACCAGGCGCGGGTATCCGCCGAACAGGCCCGGCACGTCGCCACCACGTCCCACCTGCCCGCACTCGGGTACGCCGCCGACGACGCGTTCGTCCACTCCCTGCACGTCGGCGCCGTCTGGATCATGTCCGTGGGGCTCGTCGCCGCGGCTGTCCTCCTGGTGGCCCTGCGCGCGGTCCGCGCCCCCGCTGCCGCCGGGGACGAGACCGTGCCCGCGCGGGCTTTCGAGGACGCGGCCTGGTGAGCCTCCTCAGACGGGCGGCTCCGTGAGGAGTTCTCTCAGCCAGCGGGCACCTTCCTCCTCTCCGGGGGGACCCGCACCGCCGCAGGCTCCGGGGAAGAGGCGGCCCCAGGAGCAGGCCCGGCCGATCGTTCCGAGCCGCCACGCCAGGGTGAGGGCGCGCCGCAGTTCGGCGTCGGTGGGGCCCGTTCCCGTCCACGGCTCCAGGTAGGCGTCGCGGAGGCGGGGAAGCACCCCGGTTCCGTACCGTGCACGGGCCGCTCGCGCGGCAACCAGGAAGCTGCAGAAGGGGTGGGAGATCACCGCGTCGCCCCAGTCGAAGAAGAGGAAACGGCCCGGCTCCGGGACGAACGACTGACCGTCGTGCAGATCGGAATGGTCGAGGGAATCGGGGATCCCGGTGTCCGCCAGCTCCGCGCACCACCGCGCCAGCCGGGGGCGGAGCCTCCGCAGTTCCCTGCGATCGGCCCCTTCCAGCGCCGCGTTCTCGTCGACCAACCGGTCGAAGGTCTCCGGCAGGGCGGCGACGCGCCCGTCCGGGACGCCGAGTGCGTCCATCCTCCCGGCGAACGGAATCAACGCGCGCTGCATCCGGGCGTACTGGCGCAGCATCTCCTCCCAGTCGGGGACGCCCGCGACACCGCGGTCCAGAGCGTCCCGGAAGAGCGGGCCTCCGTCAGGGGTCAGCGACCATCCCCGCTCGGGCAGGACGGCGACCGGCCGCAGCACGCGCCCGGGAATCCAGTCCGCCAGGGCTTCGGCCAGTCCCGCTTCGAAGGCGCCGCCGGGTGGTGCGGCCTTGAACCACACGGCGCCCCGTTCCCCGACGGGGATCCGCACCAGGACGGACCACGGGCGCAGCCGCACCGTGCGCCGGCCGGCCGCACGCAGTCCGTGGGCCGCCGCCTCGCGCTCCGCCCAGGCGAGGGCGGTTTCCCGCCATTCCTCGTCCTCCCAGGGCGTCACCGCATCCGGGTACCGGCCCCGGTCCACCGCCGCCGGCTCCTCGCATCCCATCGCCCCATCCCATCACCGTGCCCGTCGCCGCATCCATCGGTTTTCCCGGGACGGCGAAGCCGCCCCCGCACCAACCGGTGCGCGATCTCTGGACACCGGCTTGACGGCGTGCTGTCATACCGCCGACATCAGTTTTCCAACGTTGCATAGAAGGCGTCGCACCGCCGCACCGGAACGCGACGGCCACCTTCGCCATGCGCCGGAGCCCTGGGCGGTGTCCGGCGGATCCAGGTCGCCGGGCGCCCCGGCCCCGGCCGCGATCCGCCGGGCACTGCCCGGCACCAGACGCGGAGCGAGGCTGTCGCAGAGCAGAAGTGGAGCTTCCACGTGCCCCTGAACCGCCGGAACTTCCTGACCAGCGCCGTGGTCACCGCCGCCTCCACCACCGCGACGGCCCGCTGGGCCACCGCCGCGACCGCGGCCGGTCACGCCGCGCCGGCGGCGCGCGGCGGCCACTACGCCCCGAACGCCGCCCCGCTGCACCCGACCGCGTTCCTGAGGCTGCCACCCGGCCGGATCAAGGCCAGGGGCTGGCTCGCCGGTCAGCTCCAGCTCCAACTGGACGGCCTCTGCGGGCGGTACGAGGAGTTCTCGCACTTCCTCGACTTCGACACCTCCGGCTGGGTCCACACCGAGCGGGGCGGCTGGGAGGAAGTCCCGTACTGGTTGCGGGGATACACCGATCTGGCGATCGTCACCGGCGACGCGAAGGCGCTCGCCGCCGTCCGGCGCTGGATGGACGCGGTCCTCACGACCCAGCAGGCGGACGGCTTCTTCGGCCCCGTCGCGCTGCGCACCTCGCTCAACGGCGGGCCGGACTTCTGGCCCTTCCTCCCGCTGATCCAGGCGCTGCGTTCCTGGCAGGAGTACAGCGGTGACACCCGGGTGATCCCATTCCTCAGCCGGTTCTTCCGCTACATGAACGCTCAGGGACCGGGGGCCTTCAACACCAGTTGGATATCCCTGCGTTGGGGCGACGGGCTGGACAGTGTCTTCTGGCTGTTCAACCGGACCGGCGACACCTTCCTGCTCGACCTCGCCGACACGATCCACCGCAACGGCGCCGACTGGGGTGACAACCTCGTCAATCCGCACAACGTCAACATCGCGCAGGGCTTCCGCGAGCCCGCGCAGTACGCGTTGCGCAGCGGCTCGGCGCAGGACACCCGGGACACCTACGGGACGTACGCCAAGGCGATGGAGCAGTACGGGCAGTTCCCCGGCGGCGGGATCGCCGGCGACGAGAACGCCCGTGCCGGGCACGGCGATCCCCGGCAGGGCTTCGAGACCTGCGGCATCGTGGAGTTCATGGCGAGCCACCAGTTGCTCACCCGGATCACCGGTGACCCGCTCTGGGCCGACCGCTGCGAGGACCTCGCGTTCAACTCGCTGCCCGCCTCACTCGATCCCTCGGGGAAGGC
This window encodes:
- a CDS encoding GH92 family glycosyl hydrolase, with amino-acid sequence MQPPLDLRFHAGTRRRHSVAALAATLVLVGAGPSLAAVPQSGSGRPSADQTFSSSFEADQKQPDWRSTVETGPDGKDLSQGVDGGFAGGIPGNVTDRVTDLRASDENTGGGEVKENLVDVSSATKWLGFKSTGWVEFDLSESTKVTTYALTSANDHDERDPEDWVLKGSADGETWTTLDTRTGQTFGERFQTRSFDIAEPAAYPHFRLEFTKNHGAPDAIQLADVQFSDGDTSAPVPDEMRTVVDKGPSGSPTAKSGAGFTGTKALRYAGTHQDKGRAYSYNKVFDVNTPVTRTTQLSYLVYPQMTKTDLAYPATHVSVDLAFTDGTYLSKLGATDTDGGALTPQGQADAKRLYVNQWNKVASDIGTVAAGKTVDRVLVAYDSPTGPSQFQGWLDDISIAPKAPAKPRAHLSDYALTTRGTNSSGGFSRGNNIPATAVPEGFNFWTPVTNAGSTDWLYDYARGNNADNLPTLQAFSASHEPSPWMGDRQTFQLMPSVASGTPDASRSARALAFRHENETATPQYYGVKFENGLRAEMTPTDHAARMRFTYPGADASIVFDNVNNLGGLTLDPATSSFTGYSDVKSGGSTGATRLFVYGVFDSEVTASGKLTGGGGDKVTGYFRFDAGKDKQVGLRLATSLIGVDQAKSNLAQEIPASTSFEKVRKKAQRAWDDILGKVEVEGATEDQLTTLYSSMYRLYLYPNSGFEQVKGVSTYASPFVAKTGTDTATDTGAKLVKGKVYVNNGFWDTYRTTWPAYSFLTPKKAGEMVDGFVQQYKDGGWISRWSSPGYSDLMTGTSSDVAFADAYVKGVDFDAEAAYEAALKNATVVPPSSGVGRKGMETSVFTGYADTSTHEGLSWSLEGYLNDYGIGQMGKALYAKTKNKRYKEESDYFLNRAQNFVKLFDGEAGFFQGKNADGSWRVPSASYDPRVWGYDYTETDGWGYAFTAVQDTRGLANLYGGRDGLAKKLDTYFSTPETAGQEFTGSYGGVIHEMTEARDVRMGQYGHSNQVAHHVTYMYDAAGQPSKTQEKVREVLGRLYGGSEIGQGYHGDEDNGEQSAWFLFSSLGFYPLVMGSGEYAVGSPLFTKATVHLENGRTLTVKAPKNSTKNIYVQGLKVNGKKWTSTTLPNDLLAKGGVLEFDMGSKASSWGTGKNAAPVSLTKDDKVPAPKQDVLKGDGALFDDTSATSAETAAVELPVAEATKAAQYTLTSAKSGAAPKGWVLQGSSDGKSWKDLDKRSGQTFAHTQQTRVFSVARPGDYQQYRLVLDGAATLAEIELLS
- a CDS encoding MFS transporter, with product MTPFTLSKSRQQLVLAVLMVCSLLIWLDNTVLSTALETLADPVRGLNAGPAELQWATGSYTLAFATLMFTAGALGDRFGHRTVLAAGLVVFAASSVWAAFAGDAGQLIAARAAMGVGSALIMPADLAILMWTFTGPARSTAVAVSSTSAGVGMAVGPVLAGVLLGHFWWGSVFLVNVPVVALALIGVVLLVPDFRSPVVRPLDPAGMLLSISGLAALAYGLIRSGQVTSWGRTDVWAPIVVGVILLAVFVRVELRSEEPGFDPRLLAQRAFGGGNLALGLLLFAISAITFFHAFYLQGARGYSPVEAGLAGLPTALGALLGAPAGARLVRRWSLGRVAVSALTVAALTMGAYGLFGPSTPLAGIEVLLLVQGLSIGMVLGPVTAALISALPLERAGAGSAVTNTVRQTGSVIGIAVGGTIMSIVYRRAIEPSLHGVPHPVRDQARVSAEQARHVATTSHLPALGYAADDAFVHSLHVGAVWIMSVGLVAAAVLLVALRAVRAPAAAGDETVPARAFEDAAW
- a CDS encoding phosphotransferase yields the protein MGCEEPAAVDRGRYPDAVTPWEDEEWRETALAWAEREAAAHGLRAAGRRTVRLRPWSVLVRIPVGERGAVWFKAAPPGGAFEAGLAEALADWIPGRVLRPVAVLPERGWSLTPDGGPLFRDALDRGVAGVPDWEEMLRQYARMQRALIPFAGRMDALGVPDGRVAALPETFDRLVDENAALEGADRRELRRLRPRLARWCAELADTGIPDSLDHSDLHDGQSFVPEPGRFLFFDWGDAVISHPFCSFLVAARAARARYGTGVLPRLRDAYLEPWTGTGPTDAELRRALTLAWRLGTIGRACSWGRLFPGACGGAGPPGEEEGARWLRELLTEPPV